One genomic window of Thermoproteota archaeon includes the following:
- a CDS encoding ABC transporter permease subunit, producing the protein MKWGRILAVARKDWREAMRGMWMIAPSVFLVAYFGIALPAILIYAAKATGEVLIPVNIPFPIRVEGDLARSLYFAFQAVVPLIFLVIPLAVSTILAADGFAGERERGTLELLLAAPLDERELLLGKVLAALVPGVASSWTTFLLMVPTVNLLSSDIFNGPWFPPGPEWIIVVFLISPLYSFLAVAITCALSSKVRSVKEAQQGAGILILPLLIVVLAQVFWGVAVNAEALVLASLLLGGIDAIMILALPRLFHGIRYLLE; encoded by the coding sequence GTGGGGCAGGATTCTAGCAGTGGCTAGGAAGGATTGGAGAGAGGCCATGAGGGGGATGTGGATGATCGCCCCCTCAGTCTTTCTCGTCGCCTACTTCGGAATCGCACTGCCAGCCATCCTGATATACGCGGCCAAGGCGACTGGTGAGGTGCTCATCCCCGTCAACATACCCTTCCCGATAAGGGTGGAAGGGGACTTAGCCAGATCCCTCTACTTCGCATTCCAGGCTGTCGTGCCTCTCATCTTCTTGGTGATTCCCCTAGCGGTATCCACCATACTCGCCGCCGATGGGTTCGCGGGGGAGAGGGAGAGAGGCACTCTAGAACTACTGCTTGCCGCTCCCCTTGACGAGAGGGAGCTCCTCCTCGGGAAGGTGCTCGCCGCCCTCGTTCCCGGAGTCGCCTCTTCTTGGACGACTTTCCTGCTGATGGTTCCCACGGTGAACCTCCTGTCCTCCGACATATTCAACGGTCCGTGGTTCCCTCCCGGACCAGAGTGGATCATCGTCGTATTCCTCATATCCCCCTTGTACTCATTCTTGGCTGTCGCGATAACGTGCGCTCTCTCCTCCAAGGTGAGGAGCGTGAAGGAGGCTCAGCAGGGCGCTGGTATCCTCATACTCCCTTTACTGATCGTTGTGTTGGCTCAAGTCTTCTGGGGCGTAGCGGTTAATGCTGAGGCGCTGGTCTTGGCATCGCTCCTGTTAGGGGGCATAGATGCGATCATGATTCTTGCACTACCGAGACTATTTCACGGCATCAGGTACTTGCTAGAGTGA
- a CDS encoding SLC45 family MFS transporter, giving the protein MPSDRDFSYRRVFVLGLGFFGISIIWSLYNAYVPIFLKDFALSSFIIGIVMVIDNVFAILLLPYLGALSDRTRTRWGRRKPYIMVGAPLAALMFALIPLARESADLALMMGTIITMNFFMALFRSPVIAFMPDITPSQYRSQANGIINFMGGVGSLLVYFAGKVLYDLHYSLPFLIGAALMLLANLAVVLFVPEPEEYKQKGEKLDLGEFFRKTTEESFGELKENLKDVFSSGERSLLFMLLSILLWFIAFNSLETFFTSYAKFRLGIGESTGALILGFVALGFILFSLPAGFIGARFGRRRTISLGLILVTVMILLAFQMSDSPNVLPLFSGLFFLGGLGWALVNVNSLPMIVDMTVDEKLGGYTGLYYFFSQAANIFAPPLAGLFIDALGYDSLLPFAIAFFAASLLTMQFVRRGEAKVSDQS; this is encoded by the coding sequence ATGCCCTCGGATCGGGACTTCAGCTACAGGCGTGTATTCGTGCTGGGCTTGGGTTTCTTCGGGATAAGCATAATATGGTCGCTCTACAACGCTTACGTTCCCATCTTCCTGAAGGACTTCGCCCTCTCCTCGTTCATCATAGGTATCGTGATGGTCATAGACAATGTGTTCGCGATACTCCTTCTACCATACCTCGGTGCCCTCAGCGACAGGACCAGAACCAGATGGGGGAGGAGAAAGCCCTACATAATGGTGGGCGCTCCTCTAGCCGCCCTCATGTTTGCGCTCATTCCCCTAGCCAGGGAGAGCGCTGACCTGGCGTTGATGATGGGGACCATAATCACGATGAACTTCTTCATGGCACTCTTCCGTTCCCCCGTGATAGCTTTCATGCCCGACATCACCCCCTCCCAGTACAGGAGCCAAGCTAACGGGATAATCAACTTCATGGGCGGCGTGGGATCTCTCCTCGTGTACTTCGCCGGTAAGGTGCTCTACGATCTCCATTACTCACTGCCCTTCCTCATCGGAGCTGCTCTCATGCTCCTAGCTAACCTCGCGGTAGTCCTCTTTGTCCCTGAACCGGAGGAATACAAGCAGAAGGGGGAGAAACTCGATCTAGGAGAATTCTTCAGGAAGACTACGGAGGAGAGCTTCGGGGAGCTCAAGGAGAACCTCAAGGACGTGTTCTCCAGCGGCGAGAGGAGCCTGCTTTTCATGCTCCTCTCAATACTGCTGTGGTTCATAGCCTTCAACTCGCTGGAGACGTTCTTCACCAGCTACGCAAAGTTCAGGCTCGGGATAGGCGAATCCACGGGAGCCCTCATACTGGGGTTCGTTGCCCTCGGCTTCATACTCTTCTCGCTACCGGCTGGCTTCATAGGTGCGAGGTTCGGCAGGAGGAGGACTATCTCGCTGGGTCTCATACTGGTCACGGTCATGATTCTGCTCGCCTTCCAAATGAGTGACTCCCCCAATGTCCTACCACTCTTCTCGGGCCTCTTCTTCTTGGGAGGATTGGGCTGGGCTCTGGTGAATGTGAACTCCCTTCCCATGATCGTGGACATGACCGTGGACGAGAAGCTGGGCGGATACACGGGCCTCTACTATTTCTTCTCGCAGGCGGCCAACATATTCGCTCCTCCCCTAGCTGGGCTCTTCATAGACGCTCTGGGCTACGATTCCCTGCTTCCATTCGCCATAGCCTTCTTCGCGGCCTCTCTGCTGACCATGCAGTTCGTCAGGAGGGGTGAGGCTAAGGTAAGCGATCAATCGTAG
- a CDS encoding glycerophosphodiester phosphodiesterase family protein yields MTSAALEDWFLKRRLTDTQFKSSIHLPTPMSWEAGRVLVLGHRGYSALYPENSLLAFEEAVKAGADGVELDVRLTGDGEVVVIHDESLERTSNMSGLVGELTLEEIRRADLGMGQHIPALREVLSRVERLVNVEIKEERAAERCVQVVRETGSSDRVLYSSFNVDALRRVRSLDSEARLGLLIDREEMLAEIPSLTKELRLFSVNAPVEGVDLLGIEGFAAASEMLRSLGLRLILWAANDDRLHQLLPELAGTFDAVITDDPPKALRLLRSMGLR; encoded by the coding sequence TTGACCTCCGCAGCCCTTGAGGACTGGTTCCTTAAAAGGCGCTTAACTGACACCCAGTTTAAAAGCTCCATCCACCTCCCTACCCCGATGAGCTGGGAAGCTGGTAGGGTGCTCGTGCTCGGCCACAGGGGGTATAGCGCACTATACCCCGAGAACTCGTTGTTGGCCTTCGAGGAGGCCGTTAAGGCCGGAGCTGATGGAGTAGAGTTAGATGTAAGGCTGACGGGCGACGGAGAGGTGGTGGTGATCCACGACGAATCCTTGGAAAGGACGTCGAATATGTCCGGGCTGGTTGGAGAGCTCACGCTAGAGGAGATAAGGAGGGCCGACTTGGGGATGGGCCAGCACATTCCCGCCCTGAGGGAGGTCCTCTCCAGAGTTGAGAGACTGGTGAACGTGGAGATAAAAGAGGAGAGGGCTGCTGAGAGATGCGTTCAGGTGGTGAGAGAGACTGGCTCCTCAGACCGTGTCCTCTACTCGTCCTTTAACGTTGATGCCCTGAGGAGGGTGAGATCCCTCGACTCTGAAGCGAGGCTCGGCCTCCTTATAGATAGGGAGGAGATGCTCGCCGAGATCCCCTCACTCACCAAGGAGCTGAGGCTTTTCTCCGTGAATGCTCCTGTGGAGGGAGTTGACCTCCTCGGTATTGAGGGCTTCGCCGCTGCATCGGAGATGCTCAGGAGTTTGGGGCTCAGGCTGATATTGTGGGCTGCTAACGATGATCGCCTCCATCAGCTGCTGCCCGAACTGGCTGGCACTTTCGACGCGGTCATCACCGACGATCCGCCCAAGGCACTGAGGCTGCTGAGGAGCATGGGCCTGAGGTAG
- a CDS encoding FAD-dependent oxidoreductase, which translates to MMYDVVVVGGGPAGLASASESSKLGLRTLLLDENPRLGGILPQCIHPGFGLHCLGEDLTGPEFAHRLIEEVRGSGVEVRTQAHVTSLAMRSDLVKEVTYASPQGTEAVQAKAVIYAAGARERHRFEVGIAGDRVAGIYTAGEAQAMMDLYGVMPGRRVVIVGSGDVGLIMARRFALEGAEVVGVVEMLPYPGGLARNLMILRDFDIPLYLSHKVTEVRGRGRVERVKVVRVNEELRETGEGFWIDCDTLLISAGLVPRVKILRRAGAIMDPATGGPVVNDRLETTLPGVFAAGNSLIINDLVDYAVEQGRTAAKGAEEFVRGNGIPTRRWIRVRRGGYVRFVVPHMLGGDRDFWLYARVSRPVEDALVEVPEIGLRRKVPVLKPSEMLRLRIKSGVEGGRVTLVIR; encoded by the coding sequence ATGATGTACGACGTGGTGGTCGTGGGTGGCGGTCCAGCCGGGCTGGCCTCAGCTTCTGAGTCATCCAAGCTGGGGTTAAGGACCCTCCTCTTGGACGAGAACCCCAGACTGGGTGGCATACTTCCCCAGTGCATTCATCCCGGATTCGGTCTCCACTGCCTCGGGGAGGACCTGACCGGACCCGAGTTCGCGCACCGCCTGATCGAGGAGGTGAGGGGGAGTGGTGTGGAGGTTAGGACTCAGGCCCATGTCACCTCCTTAGCGATGAGATCCGACCTGGTCAAGGAGGTCACCTATGCATCACCTCAGGGCACCGAGGCTGTGCAGGCCAAGGCAGTGATTTACGCTGCGGGGGCAAGGGAGAGGCACAGGTTCGAGGTGGGGATAGCAGGCGACAGGGTGGCTGGCATCTACACCGCCGGGGAGGCCCAAGCTATGATGGACCTCTACGGGGTCATGCCCGGGAGGAGGGTCGTCATCGTAGGCTCCGGGGACGTGGGCCTGATAATGGCGAGGAGGTTCGCCCTTGAGGGGGCGGAGGTGGTTGGCGTCGTGGAGATGCTGCCCTACCCCGGTGGGTTGGCGAGGAACCTCATGATCCTCAGGGACTTCGACATACCCCTTTATCTGAGCCACAAGGTGACGGAGGTCAGGGGAAGAGGTAGGGTCGAGAGAGTTAAGGTTGTGAGGGTCAATGAAGAGCTGAGGGAGACTGGCGAGGGCTTCTGGATAGATTGCGACACCCTCCTCATATCTGCTGGCCTAGTTCCCAGAGTTAAGATCCTAAGGAGGGCTGGAGCGATAATGGATCCCGCCACCGGCGGCCCGGTGGTCAATGACAGGCTTGAAACAACATTGCCTGGAGTGTTCGCCGCAGGCAACTCCCTGATCATAAATGATCTGGTGGATTACGCCGTTGAGCAGGGAAGGACCGCGGCTAAAGGTGCCGAGGAGTTCGTCAGAGGGAATGGTATCCCGACGAGGAGGTGGATCAGGGTCAGGAGAGGGGGGTATGTCAGGTTCGTCGTCCCTCACATGCTGGGAGGGGACAGGGATTTCTGGCTCTACGCTAGGGTGTCGAGGCCTGTGGAGGACGCGCTGGTGGAGGTGCCCGAGATAGGCCTGAGGAGGAAAGTGCCGGTGCTCAAACCATCTGAGATGCTCAGGCTCAGGATTAAATCGGGAGTTGAGGGAGGAAGGGTCACGTTGGTGATCAGATGA
- a CDS encoding NAD(P)/FAD-dependent oxidoreductase, which yields MRVAIIGAGIVGASIARELSRYEVEVHLVEREADVGWGVSKANTGLIHAGYDDDLDRFPNRARLCVEGNRIWHRWVEELDIPHAWSGALVIAKEESEVKVLEGLLRRGERNRVPELRILERDEALSMEPNLVKVEAALYAPTVGQISPPQAVIALVENAVDNGVKVHLDTEVRGVEVSGEKVRGLRTSAGFLEADIVINAAGLYADEISREVGADYFEIRPRKGEYLIFDEDAGPKPSRVLFPTPSERSKGVVVTTEVQGHLMVGPNAQDLPKEEKDDRSTTPKGLREIYKKASEIWPLPPLNKVIRTFSGLRPEPTGGDFVIRAEDVWGFVNVAGMRSPGLTAAPAVAKEVARILAGMGIDLREKTKWKVRRRGIHGNRAGQGRVICRCNLVREPEIREAIRRMKRIGVKTPSVDSVKFRTSATTGTCQGSFCRIEIASILAEEFNFPLWDVTLKGRGSELGVGDVKVLLRR from the coding sequence ATGAGAGTCGCTATCATCGGCGCTGGAATCGTGGGGGCCAGCATAGCTAGGGAGCTTAGCCGGTACGAGGTAGAGGTCCATCTAGTGGAGAGGGAAGCTGACGTCGGTTGGGGAGTGAGCAAGGCGAATACGGGACTCATCCACGCTGGATACGATGATGACCTGGACAGGTTTCCCAACAGGGCTAGGCTCTGCGTCGAAGGAAACAGGATCTGGCATAGATGGGTGGAGGAGCTGGACATCCCCCACGCTTGGAGCGGTGCCCTCGTAATAGCTAAGGAAGAGTCGGAGGTGAAGGTGTTAGAGGGGCTCTTGAGGAGGGGCGAGAGGAATAGGGTCCCGGAGCTGAGGATATTGGAGAGGGATGAGGCTCTCTCGATGGAACCTAACTTAGTGAAGGTGGAGGCCGCCCTCTACGCTCCCACCGTCGGTCAGATCTCACCGCCTCAGGCGGTGATCGCGTTGGTGGAGAATGCAGTCGACAACGGGGTGAAGGTGCACCTCGACACGGAGGTCAGGGGAGTGGAGGTGAGTGGGGAGAAGGTGAGAGGGTTAAGGACTAGCGCGGGATTCTTGGAGGCTGATATCGTGATAAACGCCGCTGGCCTATACGCTGACGAGATTTCAAGAGAGGTAGGGGCCGATTACTTCGAGATAAGACCGAGGAAGGGTGAATACCTCATATTTGACGAGGATGCTGGTCCTAAGCCGTCTAGGGTGCTCTTCCCCACCCCCAGCGAGAGGAGCAAGGGAGTCGTGGTCACAACCGAGGTACAGGGCCATCTGATGGTGGGACCGAACGCTCAGGACCTCCCGAAGGAGGAGAAGGATGACAGGAGCACCACTCCAAAGGGACTGAGAGAGATCTACAAGAAAGCATCAGAGATTTGGCCCCTCCCTCCCCTTAACAAGGTGATAAGGACCTTCTCCGGTCTGAGGCCGGAGCCAACGGGAGGGGACTTCGTGATCAGGGCTGAGGATGTTTGGGGATTCGTGAACGTGGCTGGCATGAGGTCTCCGGGGCTGACGGCAGCCCCGGCAGTCGCCAAGGAAGTGGCCAGGATACTTGCGGGGATGGGCATCGACCTGAGGGAGAAGACGAAGTGGAAGGTCAGGAGGAGGGGGATCCACGGGAATAGAGCCGGTCAGGGAAGGGTGATCTGCCGGTGTAACCTAGTCAGGGAGCCCGAAATAAGGGAGGCAATCAGGAGGATGAAGCGGATAGGGGTGAAGACCCCGAGCGTGGACTCCGTCAAGTTCAGGACCTCAGCAACCACGGGCACGTGTCAAGGATCCTTCTGCAGGATAGAAATAGCTAGTATACTGGCCGAGGAGTTCAACTTTCCACTCTGGGATGTCACTCTGAAGGGAAGGGGAAGCGAACTGGGAGTGGGCGACGTGAAGGTCCTCCTGAGGCGATAG
- a CDS encoding DUF1667 domain-containing protein, with product MTVYKLTCVICPLSCSVEVEVEGNRVKDVRGFSCPRGKEWAVEEVLSPKRVVMTVIRVRAGKEPVVSVKTDSPIPKERIRELMSYLATLEVEAPVFIGQVVVEHPLGLETKVVATRSVEAVETREHA from the coding sequence ATGACGGTCTACAAGCTCACTTGCGTGATATGCCCGCTCAGCTGCTCCGTCGAAGTGGAGGTAGAGGGAAATAGGGTAAAGGATGTGAGGGGATTTAGCTGTCCCCGGGGGAAGGAGTGGGCTGTGGAGGAGGTCCTGTCCCCGAAGAGGGTGGTCATGACCGTAATACGGGTGAGAGCTGGTAAGGAGCCCGTTGTCAGCGTGAAGACCGATTCTCCCATCCCCAAGGAAAGGATCCGTGAGTTGATGAGTTACCTAGCCACATTGGAGGTTGAGGCTCCCGTCTTCATAGGCCAAGTGGTTGTAGAGCATCCTCTGGGCTTGGAGACCAAGGTTGTAGCGACTAGGAGTGTAGAAGCTGTTGAAACGCGCGAGCACGCGTAG